One part of the Dyadobacter sp. 676 genome encodes these proteins:
- a CDS encoding CocE/NonD family hydrolase, producing MMLKTLRAAMLAVLAILSSAGSLFAENTLNEIRIERHKPVRMRDGVVLYADVYMPAAPGRYPTIVTRTPYGVQRDGVHQTMIKFAQRGYAVVVQDVRGRYESEGKWEPFRDEAKDGYDTIEWAAAQPFSNGKVATQGGSYLGHNQWQAASLNPPHLVAAFPSLASTNIYANWITMGGAFRLSFNYGWGVVRMPNRIMLPQYWHTEAFTPEELKYANILMHLPLQDGDLQSAGAIVPHYRDWIRHESYDDYWKAISDEERFDKIKVPTYVSGGWFDIFVMGTINGYVGMKNKGATPEARNGARMIIGPWGHGPSQKFGDVDFTPAAYVDQFETELSFFDYHLKGIKNAIETDKPVRLFYMGVNQWRAETDWPIPGTQYRELYLGGGNANSVRGKGTLTFEKPAKSATDSYRYDPQSPVPTVGGNNCCGTPTLSGPRDQRPLEQREDVLVYTSEFLEKPVTIAGLVKMKLHAATDGRDTDWMVKLVDVYPDGFAMPVSEGIIRARFREGPDKMKLLTPDRVYEYEIEMTGTANVFRPGHRIRVDITSSNFPQFDRNPNTGDPLGTSTKTRVAQQTVHHGGTKLSHIVLPVVTDLSQH from the coding sequence ATGATGCTGAAAACCCTTCGTGCCGCAATGCTGGCGGTCCTGGCCATTCTTTCGTCCGCGGGTTCCCTGTTCGCGGAAAACACGCTCAACGAAATCCGTATCGAGCGGCACAAGCCCGTGCGCATGCGCGACGGCGTGGTGCTCTACGCGGACGTGTACATGCCCGCCGCCCCGGGGCGCTACCCCACCATCGTAACGCGTACTCCTTACGGCGTGCAGCGCGACGGTGTGCACCAAACGATGATCAAGTTCGCGCAACGCGGGTATGCGGTGGTGGTACAGGATGTGCGCGGGCGCTACGAAAGCGAAGGCAAATGGGAGCCTTTCCGCGATGAGGCCAAAGACGGCTACGACACCATCGAATGGGCTGCCGCTCAGCCGTTTTCGAACGGGAAAGTGGCCACGCAGGGAGGAAGCTATCTCGGACATAACCAGTGGCAAGCCGCGAGCCTGAACCCGCCGCACCTGGTAGCGGCGTTCCCCTCACTGGCTTCCACGAATATCTATGCCAACTGGATTACCATGGGCGGCGCATTCCGCCTCAGCTTCAACTACGGCTGGGGCGTGGTGCGTATGCCCAACCGCATTATGCTGCCGCAATACTGGCACACCGAGGCCTTTACGCCTGAAGAACTGAAATATGCCAATATTCTCATGCATCTGCCTTTGCAGGATGGCGACCTTCAAAGCGCCGGGGCCATTGTACCGCATTACCGCGACTGGATCAGGCACGAAAGCTATGACGACTACTGGAAGGCGATCAGCGACGAAGAACGATTCGATAAAATTAAAGTCCCTACCTACGTCTCCGGCGGCTGGTTCGACATTTTCGTGATGGGCACCATTAATGGTTATGTGGGAATGAAAAACAAGGGTGCCACGCCCGAAGCACGCAATGGCGCACGGATGATTATCGGTCCATGGGGACACGGACCTTCACAAAAATTCGGGGATGTGGACTTCACGCCCGCAGCCTACGTCGATCAGTTCGAAACCGAGCTGTCGTTTTTTGATTACCATCTGAAAGGCATTAAAAACGCCATCGAAACCGACAAGCCGGTGCGCCTGTTTTATATGGGTGTAAACCAATGGCGCGCCGAAACCGACTGGCCTATTCCCGGCACACAGTATAGAGAGCTCTACCTGGGCGGCGGCAACGCCAATTCCGTACGCGGAAAAGGCACATTAACCTTTGAAAAACCCGCCAAATCCGCGACCGACAGTTACCGCTACGACCCGCAAAGCCCGGTACCTACCGTCGGCGGCAATAACTGCTGCGGCACCCCCACCCTCTCCGGCCCGCGCGACCAGCGCCCGCTCGAACAGCGCGAGGACGTGCTCGTGTACACGAGCGAATTCCTCGAAAAGCCGGTAACCATCGCAGGCCTGGTGAAAATGAAACTCCACGCCGCCACCGACGGCCGCGATACCGATTGGATGGTGAAACTGGTGGATGTCTACCCGGACGGCTTCGCAATGCCCGTTTCCGAAGGCATCATCCGTGCCAGATTCCGCGAGGGGCCCGATAAAATGAAACTGCTCACGCCCGACCGGGTGTACGAATATGAAATCGAAATGACGGGTACCGCCAACGTGTTCCGGCCCGGTCACCGCATCCGGGTCGATATTACGTCTAGCAACTTCCCGCAGTTCGACCGTAATCCCAATACCGGCGATCCGCTGGGGACGAGCACCAAAACGAGAGTGGCGCAGCAGACCGTCCACCACGGTGGTACCAAACTGAGCCACATAGTGCTGCCCGTTGTCACCGACCTTAGTCAACATTGA
- a CDS encoding thiamine phosphate synthase yields MEDLIVITHPEMLPGEAGILNLLFASGLARLHVRKPGASETDLRALLGQIEPRFRGRIALHQHHALAEEFGIKGLHFTEKDRLAQSGETLEALKSHGFTISTSIHYPEALERLSHCFDYAFLGPVFDSISKEGYCSKLPVNFRMNKYSFPGKVIALGGIDAENLKSALEMSFDGAAVLGNIWQNPDNAIAQFEDLKSLQSYPKSAQHSSFQQSSSQQSSFIPGLKPGAIDLALESDASADTWIEKQIDCKAKAVHCPGSQPGDQKKKDGVNFVDKLHFISNETATMSHIGSIRLALEAGCRWIQLRVKNRSEKEVLPIAWEAIRLCDGFGAKLVINDFPRVAAAVGAYGLHLGLADMPVPEARSLVGGEMVIGGTANTWEDIALRVGEGADYIGLGPFRFTSTKQNLSPILGIGGYTALMRQMQAAGYATPIIAIGGITSDDIPEIRSTGIYGVAMSSSLINAADPQKTFYQIQQALC; encoded by the coding sequence ATGGAAGACCTGATCGTCATAACACACCCTGAAATGCTGCCCGGCGAAGCCGGTATCCTCAACCTGCTCTTCGCAAGCGGGCTCGCGCGCCTGCATGTGCGCAAGCCCGGGGCAAGCGAAACAGACCTGCGTGCATTGCTCGGACAAATCGAACCGCGTTTCCGGGGGCGCATTGCGTTGCATCAGCATCACGCGCTCGCGGAAGAATTTGGCATTAAAGGGTTGCATTTTACAGAAAAGGACAGGCTGGCGCAGAGCGGCGAAACATTGGAAGCATTAAAAAGCCATGGATTTACAATCAGTACTTCTATACATTATCCCGAAGCGCTTGAAAGGCTCTCCCATTGCTTTGACTATGCATTTTTAGGGCCCGTGTTTGATAGTATCTCAAAAGAAGGCTATTGCTCCAAGCTGCCCGTCAATTTCAGAATGAACAAATACAGTTTCCCGGGTAAAGTCATCGCATTGGGGGGTATTGATGCAGAAAACTTGAAATCTGCGCTGGAAATGAGCTTTGATGGCGCAGCAGTGCTTGGGAACATTTGGCAAAATCCTGACAATGCTATTGCCCAATTTGAAGATCTGAAATCATTGCAATCATATCCAAAATCAGCTCAGCATTCATCATTTCAGCAATCATCATCTCAGCAATCATCTTTCATCCCCGGGTTAAAACCCGGGGCAATAGATTTAGCATTAGAATCGGATGCATCTGCCGATACATGGATAGAAAAGCAAATTGATTGCAAAGCAAAAGCTGTCCATTGCCCCGGGTCTCAACCCGGGGATCAGAAGAAAAAGGATGGGGTTAATTTTGTAGATAAATTGCATTTCATCTCCAATGAAACTGCCACAATGTCCCATATCGGCAGCATTCGCCTGGCCCTGGAAGCGGGCTGCCGGTGGATTCAGCTGCGGGTGAAGAATCGCTCCGAGAAAGAAGTGCTGCCGATCGCCTGGGAAGCCATCCGCTTGTGCGATGGTTTCGGGGCAAAGCTGGTTATCAACGACTTCCCCCGCGTCGCCGCGGCCGTGGGGGCGTATGGCCTGCACCTGGGCCTCGCGGACATGCCCGTGCCTGAGGCGCGCTCGCTCGTGGGCGGGGAAATGGTGATCGGCGGGACGGCCAATACCTGGGAAGACATCGCCTTGCGGGTCGGCGAAGGCGCGGACTATATCGGCCTCGGGCCATTCCGGTTTACCAGCACCAAGCAAAACCTCAGCCCGATCCTCGGCATAGGTGGCTACACGGCCCTGATGCGGCAAATGCAGGCAGCCGGGTACGCCACGCCCATTATCGCCATCGGCGGCATTACGTCCGACGACATTCCGGAAATCCGTTCGACCGGCATTTATGGTGTTGCTATGTCTTCCTCGCTCATTAACGCGGCCGACCCGCAAAAAACATTTTACCAAATCCAACAAGCATTATGCTGA
- a CDS encoding thiazole synthase: MLTIADKTFQSRLFTGTGKFSSTTVMEKALLASGSELVTVALRRVDVHDQGDDILSHLSHNHIQLLPNTSGVRTAKEAVFAAQLAREALETNWLKLEIHPDPKYLMPDPVETLKATEELAKLGFIILPYIHADPVLCKRLETAGAAAVMPLGSPIGSNKGLKTIDFLEIIIEQSTIPVVVDAGIGAPSDAAKAMEIGADAVLVNTAIAIAGDPVAMAEAFKLAVYSGRMAYEAKLGSKGNLAVASSPLTAFLDEL; this comes from the coding sequence ATGCTGACAATCGCAGACAAAACATTTCAGTCGAGGCTCTTTACCGGTACCGGCAAGTTCAGTTCGACGACGGTAATGGAAAAGGCCCTGCTTGCTTCGGGCTCCGAATTGGTGACGGTAGCTTTGCGCCGGGTGGATGTGCATGATCAGGGCGACGACATTTTGAGCCATTTGTCCCATAATCACATCCAGTTATTACCTAATACTTCGGGCGTGCGTACGGCCAAAGAAGCGGTTTTCGCCGCCCAGCTTGCGCGCGAGGCGCTGGAAACCAACTGGCTGAAACTGGAAATCCATCCCGACCCCAAATACCTCATGCCGGATCCCGTCGAGACGTTGAAGGCAACCGAGGAGCTCGCCAAACTGGGCTTCATTATCCTGCCCTACATCCACGCCGATCCCGTCCTTTGTAAACGGCTCGAAACAGCCGGTGCGGCGGCGGTAATGCCGCTGGGCTCGCCCATCGGCAGCAACAAGGGGTTAAAAACAATTGATTTCCTCGAAATCATTATCGAACAAAGCACAATCCCCGTGGTAGTCGACGCAGGCATTGGCGCGCCGTCGGATGCGGCGAAGGCAATGGAAATCGGGGCCGATGCGGTGCTCGTCAATACGGCCATTGCCATAGCCGGCGACCCCGTGGCCATGGCGGAGGCTTTCAAATTGGCCGTGTACTCGGGAAGAATGGCATATGAAGCCAAATTAGGATCAAAAGGTAATCTGGCGGTAGCCAGCAGCCCATTAACCGCATTTCTGGATGAGCTTTAA
- the thiS gene encoding sulfur carrier protein ThiS produces MEITINGQSREIAASCTLGQIVSELFPSGDHGTPANVADVSRVKGIAIAINQSVVPKSDWPTRLLSPNDHVTVITATQGG; encoded by the coding sequence ATGGAAATCACCATCAACGGTCAATCCAGGGAAATCGCGGCATCCTGCACGCTGGGGCAGATTGTGTCCGAACTTTTTCCGTCCGGCGATCACGGGACTCCCGCAAATGTCGCGGACGTGTCGCGTGTAAAAGGCATTGCGATTGCCATCAATCAATCGGTAGTCCCGAAATCCGACTGGCCCACGCGCCTGCTCTCTCCCAACGACCACGTCACCGTCATTACCGCCACGCAAGGCGGATAA
- a CDS encoding bile acid:sodium symporter family protein has protein sequence MNIYKLMSGVAAVCLLIALYLAFTGSLPSAGPFFIAFFLSTAISFRGYEKLKGFTYTTVIFAAVTTALYYPQHFLSVGDFKLSTLITPLIQVIMFGMGTSMSFQDFVGVVKMPKGVLIGVISHFIIMPTIGYTLANLSGFPPEIAAGIILIGCSPNGMASNVISYLAKANLALSITITAISTMLAPIVTPILMSMLAGAFVKIDTLHMMWDIIKMVIIPIGAGLIFNKLFSGKVKWLDAAMPLVSMGGIAFIIVIITAAGRDSLLSIGPALLLLVLIHNLSGYTLGYWSGRLFRMSERDCRTIAIEVGMQNGGLASGIAKEMGKMATVGLAPAIFGPLMNITGSILASWWQGKPTGDEDTYVETGRAH, from the coding sequence ATGAATATTTACAAGCTCATGTCGGGTGTCGCCGCGGTTTGTCTGCTGATCGCACTCTACCTCGCTTTCACCGGCAGCCTGCCCTCGGCCGGCCCTTTCTTTATCGCTTTTTTTCTGTCGACGGCCATTAGTTTCAGAGGCTATGAAAAACTGAAAGGTTTTACCTACACCACCGTCATTTTTGCTGCAGTGACCACGGCATTGTACTACCCGCAGCACTTCCTTTCTGTGGGTGACTTCAAACTTTCAACCCTGATCACTCCACTCATTCAGGTCATCATGTTCGGCATGGGTACTTCCATGAGTTTCCAGGACTTCGTGGGTGTGGTTAAAATGCCCAAAGGCGTGTTAATCGGCGTAATCAGCCATTTCATCATTATGCCAACGATCGGCTATACGCTGGCCAACCTCAGCGGCTTCCCGCCCGAAATCGCTGCGGGGATCATCCTCATCGGCTGCTCGCCGAATGGCATGGCGTCCAATGTGATCTCTTATCTCGCCAAAGCCAACCTAGCATTGTCGATCACCATTACCGCCATTTCCACCATGCTCGCCCCGATCGTGACGCCGATCCTGATGAGCATGCTCGCCGGCGCGTTTGTGAAGATCGACACGCTTCATATGATGTGGGATATTATCAAAATGGTAATCATTCCAATCGGCGCGGGGCTGATCTTTAACAAGCTTTTCAGCGGAAAAGTGAAATGGCTCGACGCCGCCATGCCGCTGGTTTCAATGGGCGGGATCGCATTTATCATCGTGATCATCACGGCTGCCGGTCGCGACAGCCTCCTTTCCATCGGGCCTGCGTTATTGCTGCTTGTATTGATCCACAACCTTTCGGGCTACACACTCGGTTACTGGTCGGGACGTTTGTTCCGTATGAGCGAGCGCGACTGCCGTACCATTGCCATCGAAGTAGGCATGCAAAACGGGGGATTAGCTTCCGGTATCGCCAAGGAAATGGGCAAAATGGCGACCGTCGGCCTCGCCCCCGCGATTTTCGGACCGCTGATGAACATCACCGGCTCCATTCTCGCGTCCTGGTGGCAAGGAAAGCCAACCGGCGATGAAGACACTTACGTCGAAACGGGCAGGGCCCATTGA
- a CDS encoding N-acetyltransferase family protein codes for MDLIIRSAAPKDLPSLLEIINHAILNTTAIYDYEPRTMEQQKAWFEQMFYDGMPVIVAELEGEVIGYGSYNIFRPKIGYKFSVEHSIYLDEKSRGMGVGGKLLGSLIQRAKESGLHTMIGCIDASNRASIEFHKKYGFVEKGYLKEVAYKFDQWLDLVYMQLLLEED; via the coding sequence ATGGATTTGATCATCAGAAGTGCGGCTCCTAAGGATCTGCCTTCGCTGTTGGAAATTATCAACCACGCTATTCTGAACACCACGGCTATTTATGACTACGAACCACGGACCATGGAACAACAAAAGGCCTGGTTTGAGCAGATGTTCTATGACGGTATGCCGGTGATTGTGGCGGAGCTGGAGGGCGAAGTGATCGGTTATGGTTCCTACAATATTTTCCGTCCCAAAATCGGGTATAAATTCAGTGTGGAGCATTCGATTTATCTGGACGAGAAGTCGAGGGGAATGGGCGTAGGCGGCAAATTGCTCGGCAGCCTCATTCAGCGTGCGAAAGAATCAGGGTTACATACAATGATTGGGTGCATTGATGCTTCCAATCGCGCAAGCATCGAATTTCACAAGAAATACGGGTTTGTGGAAAAGGGTTATCTTAAAGAAGTCGCCTATAAGTTCGACCAGTGGCTGGATCTGGTGTATATGCAATTGTTGTTGGAGGAGGATTGA
- the thiC gene encoding phosphomethylpyrimidine synthase ThiC, translating into MKTEKTPETITREPFPNSKKIYVKGQIHDISVAMREISLNDTRIHGGPRSGGPRPGQPEASEPNEPVTVYDTSGPYTDPNIEIDVKKGLPALRAAWIRQRGDVEELETISSEYGRMRLADPKLDHLRFAHNAKPLRAKPGRNVSQLHYAKKGIITPEMEYIAIRENQRIDTHLQSLNGQAGALGHQHAGHSFGANTPKSHITPEFVRQEVAAGRAVIPSNINHPESEPMIIGRNFLVKINANIGNSAVSSTIEEEVEKAVWACRWGADTIMDLSTGKNIHETREWIIRNSPVPIGTVPIYQALEKVNGKAEDLTWELFRDTLIEQAEQGVDYFTIHAGVLLRYIPLTAKRITGIVSRGGSIMAKWCLAHHKENFLYTHFEEICEIMKAYDVAFSLGDGLRPGSIADANDAAQFAELETLGELTKIAWKHDVQTIIEGPGHVPMHLIKENMEKQLKHCHEAPFYTLGPLTTDIAPGYDHITSAIGAAMIGWFGTAMLCYVTPKEHLGLPNKKDVKDGVITYKIAAHAADLAKGHPGAQYRDNALSKARFEFRWEDQFNLSLDPDTAREFHDETLPAEGAKVAHFCSMCGPNFCSMKITQDVRDFAENNGLTTEEAVAEGMQQKAREFAEKGSQIYL; encoded by the coding sequence ATGAAAACAGAAAAAACACCGGAAACCATCACCCGCGAGCCGTTCCCCAATTCGAAGAAAATATATGTCAAAGGACAAATCCACGACATTTCCGTGGCCATGCGCGAGATTTCGCTGAACGATACCCGGATACATGGCGGCCCGCGCTCGGGCGGCCCGCGTCCGGGCCAACCCGAAGCCAGCGAGCCCAATGAGCCGGTTACCGTTTACGACACGAGCGGGCCTTACACCGATCCAAATATTGAAATAGATGTTAAAAAAGGCCTTCCCGCATTGCGCGCGGCGTGGATACGTCAGCGCGGCGACGTGGAGGAGCTGGAAACGATTTCGTCCGAATACGGCAGAATGCGCCTCGCCGATCCCAAACTGGATCATTTAAGGTTCGCCCACAATGCCAAACCACTTCGGGCGAAACCCGGCCGGAACGTATCCCAGCTGCATTATGCGAAAAAGGGCATCATCACGCCGGAGATGGAATACATCGCGATACGCGAAAACCAGCGGATTGACACCCATTTGCAGTCGCTGAACGGCCAAGCGGGCGCACTGGGACACCAGCACGCGGGTCACAGTTTTGGCGCAAACACACCCAAAAGCCACATCACGCCCGAATTTGTAAGGCAGGAGGTCGCTGCGGGAAGAGCCGTGATCCCGTCCAATATCAATCATCCCGAAAGCGAACCGATGATTATCGGCCGGAATTTCCTGGTGAAGATCAACGCCAATATCGGTAACTCGGCGGTTTCTTCGACCATTGAAGAGGAAGTGGAAAAGGCCGTCTGGGCTTGCCGCTGGGGCGCGGATACGATCATGGATTTATCGACCGGCAAAAATATCCATGAAACCCGCGAATGGATTATCCGCAACTCGCCCGTGCCGATCGGTACCGTGCCTATTTACCAGGCTTTGGAAAAAGTAAATGGCAAAGCCGAAGACCTGACCTGGGAGCTTTTCCGCGACACATTGATCGAACAGGCAGAGCAGGGTGTGGATTATTTTACGATCCACGCAGGCGTGCTGCTCCGCTATATTCCGCTGACGGCCAAACGCATTACCGGTATCGTCTCACGCGGAGGGTCGATCATGGCTAAATGGTGCCTGGCTCATCATAAGGAGAATTTCCTGTACACACATTTCGAGGAAATCTGCGAGATCATGAAGGCTTACGACGTCGCATTTTCGCTGGGCGACGGCCTGCGCCCCGGCAGCATCGCGGATGCCAACGACGCCGCGCAATTCGCGGAGCTGGAAACACTCGGCGAACTGACCAAGATTGCCTGGAAACACGACGTGCAGACCATCATCGAGGGCCCCGGCCACGTACCGATGCATTTGATCAAGGAGAATATGGAAAAGCAGTTGAAACATTGCCACGAGGCGCCATTCTACACGCTCGGCCCATTGACGACCGACATCGCGCCGGGCTACGACCATATTACCTCGGCCATCGGTGCGGCCATGATCGGCTGGTTCGGCACGGCCATGCTTTGCTATGTAACCCCGAAAGAGCATCTGGGATTACCCAACAAAAAAGATGTGAAAGATGGTGTGATCACCTACAAAATCGCCGCTCACGCCGCCGACCTCGCCAAAGGTCACCCTGGCGCTCAGTACCGCGACAACGCATTGAGCAAAGCCCGCTTCGAGTTCCGCTGGGAAGACCAGTTCAACCTCTCGCTCGACCCGGATACCGCCCGCGAGTTCCACGATGAGACCTTACCTGCGGAAGGTGCCAAAGTCGCGCATTTCTGCTCGATGTGCGGGCCGAATTTCTGCTCGATGAAAATCACGCAGGATGTACGCGACTTTGCCGAAAATAATGGCCTGACTACCGAAGAAGCCGTTGCCGAAGGCATGCAGCAAAAGGCGAGGGAATTTGCCGAGAAGGGCAGCCAAATTTATCTGTGA
- a CDS encoding amidohydrolase/deacetylase family metallohydrolase, with protein MIKKIFIATALFCSAGFAAHAQKYSIVIKGGHVIDPKNNINSIMDVALKGDTVMLVAKNIDAKEGVQVVNAKGLFVTPGLIDIHSHNFYGTKMDQTYSNGPNALPPDGFTFRTGVTTVVDAGCAGWKSFPDFKKQTIDISKTRVLSFLNIVGEGMRGGTYEQNIEDMDAAATGRVAKEYPEYIVGIKLAHFNGYNWTPTDRAVEAGKLANIPVMIDFGGSQPVLPIEELFMKHLRPGDIFTHCFGQLSSREPIVDVKAGKVKPFVYEARKKGIIFDVGYGGISFAFSQAIPAVKSGFYPNTISTDIHTGSMNNAMKDMLNVMSKFLAMGMDLPSVIKASTWAPAQAIHREELGNLSVGSRADVSVLRVLDGKFQMNDTGTFGFFDYTGAKVQGKQKLEAEVTIRAGKVVYDLNGLTNPIVVSRR; from the coding sequence ATGATCAAAAAAATATTCATCGCCACAGCCCTTTTCTGTTCTGCGGGTTTCGCAGCCCATGCCCAAAAGTACTCGATCGTTATCAAGGGCGGCCATGTGATCGACCCCAAAAACAATATCAACAGCATTATGGATGTCGCCCTGAAAGGTGATACAGTCATGCTCGTTGCCAAAAACATCGACGCCAAAGAAGGCGTGCAGGTCGTCAATGCCAAAGGGCTTTTCGTCACGCCGGGACTGATCGACATCCATTCGCACAACTTTTATGGTACTAAAATGGACCAGACTTACAGCAACGGTCCCAATGCCCTTCCCCCTGACGGTTTTACATTCCGCACGGGTGTTACCACGGTCGTAGACGCCGGCTGCGCAGGCTGGAAGTCGTTTCCTGATTTCAAGAAACAAACTATCGATATTTCCAAAACCCGGGTGCTCTCTTTCCTGAACATCGTGGGCGAAGGCATGCGCGGCGGTACTTATGAGCAGAACATAGAAGATATGGACGCTGCCGCCACCGGCAGAGTCGCGAAGGAATATCCCGAATACATCGTGGGTATCAAACTGGCCCACTTCAACGGCTACAACTGGACGCCTACCGACCGCGCCGTGGAAGCCGGCAAGCTCGCCAATATTCCCGTCATGATCGATTTCGGCGGCAGCCAGCCGGTATTACCCATCGAAGAACTTTTCATGAAACACCTCCGTCCCGGCGACATTTTCACGCACTGCTTCGGCCAGCTCAGCAGCAGAGAACCGATCGTGGATGTGAAAGCAGGGAAAGTCAAGCCGTTCGTATATGAAGCGCGCAAGAAAGGCATTATTTTCGACGTGGGTTACGGCGGTATCAGCTTCGCATTCTCGCAGGCGATCCCGGCTGTGAAATCCGGCTTTTACCCCAACACCATCAGTACCGACATCCACACGGGCAGCATGAACAACGCGATGAAGGATATGCTAAATGTTATGTCCAAATTCCTGGCAATGGGAATGGACCTGCCTTCGGTGATCAAAGCCAGCACCTGGGCTCCCGCACAGGCCATTCACCGCGAAGAGCTCGGGAACCTCTCGGTAGGCTCGCGTGCGGATGTGTCCGTACTGCGCGTGCTCGACGGCAAATTCCAGATGAACGACACCGGCACATTCGGCTTCTTCGATTACACCGGAGCCAAGGTACAAGGCAAGCAAAAACTCGAAGCCGAAGTGACCATTCGCGCCGGAAAAGTGGTATACGACCTCAATGGCCTGACCAACCCGATCGTCGTTTCGAGAAGATAG
- a CDS encoding RraA family protein — translation MKLPILSLTTILTLTFGSLQTAKSQTIPKEELIFLTSEWKGERFPDGRPKISDDLVRRAKDINIEEAWVVLKNEGYNCQFEGNWKIVHDDVVIAGRALTAQFMPSRPDIEKNIKDRGAKQGRIGNTNSWPIDMLTKGDVYVADGMGKIVEGTLIGDNLANSIFAKTGNGVVFDASVRDLDGLSKIPGFNAFVRDFDPSYLKDAVVTGINTPIRIGRAVVLPGDLVLAKKEGVIFVPAHMVEKVVQTAEFIALRDKFGIQMLKEGKYTPGQIDSQWTDALKTDFLKWLDKNPNEIPMKRSELDEYMKKRTW, via the coding sequence ATGAAATTACCGATTCTCTCTTTAACGACGATCCTGACCCTGACTTTCGGAAGCCTGCAAACCGCAAAGTCGCAAACCATCCCGAAAGAAGAACTGATTTTCCTGACCTCCGAATGGAAAGGCGAACGCTTTCCCGACGGTCGCCCGAAAATCTCCGACGACCTCGTCCGCCGCGCAAAGGACATCAATATCGAAGAAGCCTGGGTAGTACTCAAAAATGAAGGTTATAACTGCCAGTTCGAAGGCAACTGGAAGATCGTACACGACGACGTGGTGATCGCCGGACGCGCATTGACAGCGCAGTTTATGCCTTCCCGGCCCGATATCGAAAAGAATATCAAAGACCGCGGCGCCAAGCAGGGCCGCATCGGCAACACCAACTCCTGGCCGATCGATATGCTCACTAAAGGCGACGTATATGTGGCCGATGGCATGGGCAAAATCGTGGAAGGAACGCTGATCGGCGACAATCTCGCGAACTCTATTTTCGCCAAAACAGGCAACGGTGTGGTATTCGACGCCTCCGTGCGCGACCTCGACGGACTTTCCAAAATCCCCGGCTTCAATGCGTTCGTCCGTGATTTCGACCCTTCCTATTTAAAAGACGCCGTGGTAACCGGCATCAATACGCCTATCCGCATCGGACGCGCCGTGGTGCTCCCAGGCGACCTCGTTTTAGCCAAAAAAGAAGGGGTAATCTTCGTGCCTGCGCACATGGTAGAGAAAGTGGTGCAAACGGCCGAGTTCATCGCATTGCGTGATAAATTCGGTATTCAAATGCTGAAAGAAGGCAAATACACCCCCGGCCAGATCGACAGCCAATGGACCGACGCCCTGAAAACCGACTTCCTCAAATGGCTCGACAAAAACCCGAACGAAATTCCCATGAAGCGTTCGGAACTAGACGAATACATGAAAAAAAGAACCTGGTAG